TCAGAGCCGGGACTAGGTCACTAGCCACCGACACATTGTCAGCGTCATCAAATGCGCGCTGGCGTATCGCATTTAAGTTTTCACCGTTTCGCATCACGAGTGCCAGGATGCGAATCTCTTTAGTATTTTCCCCAGACTCAGGAGCAAGTTCCTCGTCAGGTTGCATTGAAATTAAGCGCTCCACCGAAATGGCAGCGCCCCCAATTTCTGCCGGCCAACTTATCTTTGCTAGTGAATCAATTAAATTCTCGTTATCAAGTTGAATCTCTTGTTCTACAAACGAGTATGGAATTGTTGCATTTTCAGCAAGTAATTCTGGATGATCAAGGGCTAATGTGGAATTTTCAACAATCCCAAAGAGCCGAGCGGGTCGGTCCCATCCCGCTGCAGCCACGAATTCGTCGAGTTCTCGGATGGTTTGCGCTAGCACTGAATCATTGACCATGTAGTCAATTCTGACTTACCGATATTTCAGCAAACACATAGGCTAGGGGTGTGAGTAATCCCAGTGCCCCAAATGTCCGCCGTAGCCCGCTGGCTGTCCTAATTTCAGTCTTAATTTTCTCGTTTATCTTGCTCTCTATTGTTGCAAGTTTCTGGGCCGATTGGCAGTGGTATGTCTCCGTTGATCATTCTGCCGTCTTCCTGACTCAGTTGAAAATTCGATTCTTCCTTTTTGTAGTAGCTGCCATTCTGACTTCTGTAGTACTAGGTGCCAGCCTCCGCTTGGCTTATCGCAGCCGGCCCATTCTGATTCCGGTAACTCCGGAAGAAATCGCAATTGAACAGTATCGTGGCGGCCTAGAGCCTCTTCGCAAAGTGCTATTCAACCTCGCCCCTTTGGGTTTAGGCCTCCTAGTTGGAATCTCGTCGGCTAGCCAGTGGCGGACATTATTGGTGTGGCGGAACTCTTCGCCATTTGGCAAAAAAGATCCGCAGTTTGGAAAAGACATCTCATTCTTTATGTTTGATTTACCATTCTGGCGATTTTTTCTAGGCATACTTTTCACGGTCACAGTATTTGCGGCTATCGCTAACGTAATCGTGCATTACATTTACGGTGGCTTTAATCCACGAAACATCGGTCGCGTAAATAAAGCGACTAGGCAACAAGTTGTGTTCTTTCTTGGCATGATTGCATTGCTAAAAGGCTTTGCTTATCACTTAGATAAATTTGCACTTGCCACTAAATCTGACACGCTGATTACGGGCCTAAAGTACACAGATGTCCACGCGGTACTACCAGCTAAATCCATTCTGACCTACATTGCATTTGCCACCGCAATACTGTTCTTCATTTCGCTTTTTAGAACCGGATGGACCGTCCCATTCATTGCATTAGGAACAATGTTTGGCGCCTCACTTTTAATTGGCGGCTTGTATCCCGCATTTGTTCAGCAGGTGCAGGTTAAGCCAAGTGAGTTGGCGCGCGAGACTCCTTACATCCAACGAAATTTGGAATCCACGGTTAGTGCCTATGGGCTTGGAAAAGCACAAATCAAGGAATACAAAGCAATCGACAATGCTTCACGCGCATCTATCGGCAAGGATGCCTCAACCTTGGCAAATGTTCGCTTACTTGATCCAAGTATTGTTTCGCCAACTTTCCGAAATCTGCAGCAGATTCGTGGTTTCTACGCCTTCCCAGATTCCTTAGATATTGACCGCTATTCAATCGATGGCGTCAAACGTGGTGCAGTGCTTGCAGTTCGTGAAGTCAACCTTGATGGGGTGGCGGAAAACCAGCGCAATTGGTTCAACGACCACATGGTATTTACCCACGGCTACGGTCTAGTAGGCGCTTTCGAAAATAAGGTTGGCTCTGAAGGCGCACCAAGTTTCTTGGAAAGCGATATCCCACCACAGGGCGCATTGGATATTAAGCAGCCGCGAGTTTACTTCGGTGAACAATCTCCCGCGTATTCAATTGTGGGTGCGCCAAAGGGGGCGGACCCCAAAGAGTTGGATTACCCAGATGACCGCAGCGCTAACGGGCAGAAAAACAATACTTACGATGGCACGGGTGGAGTACCAGTTGGCAATCTGTTCCAGCGCCTGGTTTTCGCTCTGCACTATCAGGATGTAAATATTTTGCTCTCCAATCAGATTTCCAGCGAAAGTAAATTACTTTATGACCGCGATCCAGCAACTCGGGTTCGTAAAGTTGCGCCTTGGTTGACTCTGGACACCGATCCATATCCAGCCGTGGTCGATGGTCGGATTCAATGGATTGTAGATGGCTACACAACCTCAAATTCATATCCATATTCAGCTCGAGTCTCACTAAGGGATGCGACCGCTGACTCAGTAAATGCTCAGACTAACAGCTTTAATTCTCAAGACATCACTTACATTCGTAATTCAGTTAAAGCCACTGTCGATGCCTACGATGGCACAGTCAAGATTTACGCATGGGACAACACCGACCCATTGCTAAAAGTTTGGACGAGTGCTTTCCCTGGTGTTGTTCAATCCAAGTCGCAAATTCCTGCTGGCGTATTAGAACATGTCCGCTATCCCGAGGATATGTTCAAAGTGCAGCGCGATATTTTGGCCAAGTACCATGTCAAAGATCCGCAAGCTTTTTACTCGGGCCAGGATTTCTGGAATCTGCCAGACGACCCAACAAAGCCATCGATAAACCAAGCTCAGCCACCGTATTACTTGACGCTGAAAATGCCCGACCAAAAACAGGCAACATTCTCCCTGACTACAACATTTGCCCCGAATAAGCGCCAGACTTTGGCTGCTTTCATGGCGGTTAATTCCGAACCAGGTCCAGACTATGGCACCATTCGAGTGTTGCAGTTACCGCGTAACACAACCATCCCAGGTCCAACGCAGGTGCAGAACAACTTCGAATCCGATCCTGATGTCTCGGCGAAACTCTCGCTGTTACGTCAAGGTGGTTCAGATGTAGTGCTTGGTAATTTGCTCTCTCTTCCTGTTGGCGGGGGACTTCTGTATTTCGAACCGGTTTATGTTCGTGCCAGCCAAGGCGATGGCTACCCCTTGCTCCGAAAAGTTTTGGTCTCATTTGGTTCTAAAGTTGCATTTGAAGACGACTTGGCAACTGCGCTGGCGAAGGTGTTCTCAGGACAAACTACGACTGATCCAGGGACGAAACCAACTGGATCTGTAACTGCGCAACTTGCCGACGCCATCTCACGGGCCAACGCTGCTTACGAGCAAGGACAGAAAGCGTTAGCCAAAGGCGACTTCGCTGCCTATGGAGCTGCGCAAAAGCGACTCGAAACAGCATTAGCCACCATCACCGAACTGGGCAAAAAGGTCAGCAAGTAGCTAGCAATCGCAGCCAAGCGATTTGTAAGTATGCAAACCTTGTCGTATTCTTATGAAGCCGACGCGGGGTGGAGCAGCTCGGTAGCTCGCTGGGCTCATAACCCAGAGGTCACAGGTTCAAATCCTGTCCCCGCTACTAATAAGAAAAGACCCCTCCTTGGGGTCTTTTCTTATTATCTAAGTAAGGAAAGCCAGGATTTGAGGAGATGTGGTTTTCCAATGTTCTGGAAAACCACATTGGAGTCCTGTCCCCGCTACCCTTGCCACGGCGGCAGGACCACTTCTCACAAAAACTCCAATCCAGCCTTGGCACTTCTACAGCAATCCCAACAACTCTCAAATTCCCCCAAATTTGTTAACCTTCACTACCTAGACTCAAGGAGCACGTGATTCGGGGGAGCGACTATGAAGATTGAGATTGACTCACCAAGCGCTCGATTGTCTTTGGTTAAGTAACGTCAATGACTTGGACAGTACCCGCAGGAGGGCGAACTCGACACGGCTGGAATACGCCAGTTACTGCGCCTGGTCCGGCCAGTCGCGACATGCTGCGACGCATTAGGGAAATCCAACATAATCCACTGGACTTTTTATTTGAAACTTGGCAGCAATTTGGTGATGTTGTTCAGTTTCCAATTCCACGCCCAGCAACCTACCTCGTAAGTTCGCCACAGGGTGCTCGAGAAGTATTGGCGCAAAAGCACAAACTAATGAGCAAGCAGACAGTGCAGTACTCAACGCTTTCACTGGTAACCGGTGAAGGGTTATTAACAGCAGATACTGAAGTGTGGAAGACTTCACGCCGGCAGTTAGCTCCGGCATTTCACAAAGGCATGATTGATCTTGCAGTCAAGCCCGTATCGAATGCATTGATTCGCCTTGAAAAGACTTGGCAAGAACTAACAAGTGCTGGTCCTGCCATCATTGATGTCGATCAAACAATGATGAATCTGGCGTTGGAGATTACTGGTGCGACGCTTTTCGGTACCGACCTCACTACCGAAGTAGATCGAATAACTGGAGCAACGCTCAAAGCTCTGCATGGTGTAGTTCGCCGAGCACGCACCCCACTACCTTTACCTTTGGCAATCCCAACACCTCGTAACCTGGGTATGCGTAGCGCAATCAAGCAACTAGATGACGCGGTATCTAACATCATTGATCAACGCCTAGCTGATCCACTGGCCGCTGGACAACCAATCCGAGACATGCTTGACGTCCTGATGGATACCTCACTTGAACACCCACTAACTCGACAGCAGATTCGAGATGAAGTTGCCACATTTATTGTTGCGGGGCATGAAACTATTGCTAGTGCACTTACTTGGGCCTGGAATCTACTTGGAGCAAATCCAATTGAAGCACAGCGCCTTGCAGATGAACCGCAGCGCGCTGGGTTGGTATTCGACGAAGCTTTACGGCTCTACCCTCCGGCCTGGGTGATATCACGGCGCACTTTGAGTCCAGTTGAAGTTGATGGATTCCTGATTCCTACCGACTCTTTGGTAATAGTTAGCCCTTGGATTGTGCACCGCCATCCTGATGCGTGGCAGGATTACGAAAACTTCAAGCCTGATCGATTTATAAACGGACAACCGATGCTTGGCTACCTTCCATTTGGAACCGGTCCTCGCCTTTGTATTGGGCGAGACCTCGCGAAAATGCAAGGAGCACAAATTATGAGTCGCCTGGCTATCAATTGGAAACTCAGCCCAATTCATCAGCAGAAAATTCCGATTGAGGCCTCAGTGACGCTTCGCCCAGATGGCGGCTTGCCAATGCGCTTGAAGCGAGTAAAACATTAGTTACCAGAAATAGTTCGAAGTGCAACACTGTGTAACAGTGAGTTGGTAGTTACAGCACTCTTGTGTTGCAGCGGGTCACTTCCGTCAAGGGCAGTTACCGCGCCACCCGCCTCACGGACGATTGCAATAAATGCAGCCATATCCCAAACACTTAGTTCTGGTTCAATAGCGATGTCCACAACACCTTCGGCCACCATTACATGAGACCAGAAGTCTCCGTACGCTCGTGATCGCCAAGTAGCGCGCTGCAGATTACCCAGTGCCGATTCATAGCCGGTCCATCCGGTGGGGTCACTGTAGGACAGTGAGGCATCGCCAATGTTAGAAACATCAGAAACATGAATTGGACGCACCGACCCGTCAACATCTTTTGTGAATGCGCCACCGCCAAAGTTCGCCCACCAGCGACGGCCCAGTGCAGGGGCGGAAACTACGCCGAGTTTTAGTTCATCATCTTCAATCAGGGCTATTAGTGTGGCCCAAACTGGCACGCCTCGAACATAATTTTTAGTTCCGTCAATCGGATCAATAATCCATTTCCGTTTTGCATCTAGTCCAGTATCCTGATGCTCCTCACCAATTACGCCATCATCAGGATGTGTGCTGGCTAGCTCATCCCGAATAAAGGTCTCGACAGCTTGATCAGCTTCGGTAACAGGGGAGTTATCTGGTTTGGCATCAACCCTTAAATCCTGGGCTCGATAGCGATTCATGGTGATGATGTCAGCCTGGTCGGCTAACTTTAGAGCAAGAGTTAAATCAACATCCACAAAATAACCGTATCGGTTAGTTCCCGATTTCGGAATTTACATGTGCAGGAGTAACGATGGCACGGCAGTCTAGAAAATCTGCGGCACTTACAACTGCGGCCGTTGCTGCGGTAAAGCAAAGTGCCGATTATTTGCAAAAACACCCAGACGCCATCAAAAAAGTCCTAAAAGAGTTTCCGAAAAAATTGGATAGCACTTCGGACAAAATCTCGTTCGCTACTCAGGCAACGGCCATGTATTACGCCGTGCGCGACCCAAAAACCTCACTAAAAGTTAAGGCGCTGCTTGCAGCGGCCCTGGCTTATTTCATTTTGCCGCTGGATTTCATCCCAGATTGGCTAGTTGGCATTGGCTTCACTGACGATTTGGCAGTCATCTTGATGGTTTTGCGACAGTTATCCGGATCAATAACTGAAGAGCATTACGCCTCAGCTAGACGGCGCTTGCAACGCGAACAATAGTCGGCGCAGCGAACTTAATCTGGCAGCTCCGCCAGAACCAGCCTCGCCCTTGCTAACCCAGTCATCAAGCGCGCAATCTGGCGGTGCAATTCCGTCACTGTTCACATGAGTACATGCTCGTGGACATTCGTGAGCACCATCCACTAGTTCAGGAAAACTTTCAATAATGCGATCCGGGTCGACATGGGCCAAGCCAAACGAGCGCAAGCCTGGCGTATCAATTACCCAGCCGGTGTCTTCTGGCAAGGCTAGAGCCTGGGCTGATGTTGATGTGTGCTTACCGCGGCCTGTGATGTCGTTGACATCTCCGGTAGTGCGCATTGCAGTTGGTACTAAAGCATTGACCAGAGTTGACTTTCCGACGCCAGAGTGACCAACAAATACTGTCATGTGTCCCAGCAGAGCTTCACGGACTTGCTCAATCCCGGCTTTACTTGTTTGATCAACTGAAATGTACTTCAGGTCCATTCCGCTGTAGTTGCTAAGAAGTTCATCGGGTGATTTCAAATCAGTCTTAGTTAGTATCAGTATCGGCTCGAGCCCAGCTTCAAAAGCTGCAACTAATGTGCGGTCAATCAGACCCACTCGTGGCTCTGGATTGGTTGTTGCCGTCACAATTGCCAGCTGGTCAGCATTTGCCACAATCATTCGTTCAACTGGGTCAGTGTCATCAGCAGTTCGCATGAGTGCGGTTGACCGGTCAAGAACTTCAACTAACCGAGCAAGTGTGTCTGGTCGACCACTTAGGTCACCAACAAGTCGCACTTTGTCTCCAACTACAACTCCCTTTCGGCCAAGTTGTCTTGCTTTTACGGTTACGACCTCAGTCTGCTGTTCATGAGCAACTCCATCCGGGACAACGCAAGTAATCCGACCTCGAGCAACTGCAACAACCATGCCGACAACTGCATCTGAAAAGTCTGGGCGGTCCTTAGATCGACGACGGGAATTAGTTCGACTTGGCCGCCGACTAAAAGAGTCTTCGTCTATGTGGCTCACGCGTTCACCATGACATGCCACATCACATCAAAGTCTGGGAGCGTCTTGCCAGTAGTGGCAATGTCTTCAATTTGGAGATTGGGCACAGCCAACCCCAATACAGCGCCGGCCATCGCCATTCGATGATCATGGTAAGTTGCAAAACTTCCACCATGCAGTGGCTGCGGATTAATAATTAGACCATCAGCGGTTTCGGTCACTTCACCGCCTAAGCGGTTAATTTCGGTTGCTAATGCTGAAATGCGATCAGTCTCATGTCCGCGTAGATGCGCGATACCGGAAAGGTGCGATGGCCCCTGCGCTAGTGCACACAACGCAGCTATGACTGGGGTCAGTTCACCAACTTCATGTAAGTCGGCGGTCAAGCCGTGCAATTGGCCGCCAGTAAATGTCACATCATTCCCGGAACGAGTGACAGTTGCACCCATTTGCGTCAGCAACGAGCGAAGTGCGTCGCCAGCCTGTGTGGTGCGTAGTGGCCAGTCTGGAATTGTGACCGAGCCACCGCAGACAAGTGCAGCGGCCACAAATGGAGCAGCATTTGAGAGATCTGGTTCAACGGTGACATTGAAGGCATTCGGTATACCTGGATAAACTCGCCAAATCGCATGTCGCTCATCAATGATTTGGGTGGCAACTTGAATTCCCACGGAAGCCAAAACCTCTATGGTCATATCTATGTGCGGCATAGAAGGTAATACCCCGCCTTTATGCTCTACCTCTAGACCGCCATCGTAGCGGGAGCCAGCAAGCAACAAGGCGCTGACAAATTGTGAGGAAGCAGATGCGTCTAGGGTTACTTTTGATCCTGCGACATATCCCTTGCCATGTACCGTGAACGGCAGCGTGCCTCGAAGTTCATCGTCGACATCTACCTCCAGTGATTTCAGAGCTTCAATAATTCGGTGCATTGGGCGAGTTCGAGCGCCGGTATCCCCATCAAAGCGGACATCACCAGTTGCTAACGCAGCAACTGGTGGAACGAAGCGCATGACAGTTCCTGCCAGGCCACAATCAATCTCTGCGGGACCACAGAGCGTGCCTGGTGTAACCACATACGCATCGTCTGAATATTCAATTCCCACGCCCAAACTAGAAAGTGCAGCTGCCATCAGTCGAGTATCACGAGCAACCAGAGGGTGAGTTATGCGGCAAGTGCCAGCTGCCAATGAAGCTAAAACCAGCCAACGATTAGTCAATGATTTAGAGCCTGGAATTCGAACATGGGTCGAAAGTGGAGTATTGCGCATCGGCGCATTCCATAGATCAACCATGTGCTTAAGCCTAACGGCTGACAGACTAATACTCATGTGTGGAAGGTATGCCCTGAAAACTGATCCCAAAATTATTGCTTCGCAGTTTGGGGTCACTGAAGCAGCCATTTCTGGCACCTATCTTGGAATGTTAGGTGGCACCACTATTGCGGCTGAACAATTGACTGCACAAATGCTCATCCCAAGTTTCAACATCGCACCAACCCATCGTGTTCCGGCAGTTGTGCAGATTGATCAACAGCGCACATTAGCAACTTTCCAATGGGGCTTAATTCCTTCCTGGGCCAAAGATGCCAGTATCGGCGCTCGATTAATTAATGCTCGAGTGGAAACGATTTTGGAAAAGCCTTCGTTTCGCAACGCCGCACAGCGACAGCACTGCATTATCCCTGCTGATGGCTGGTTCGAATGGCAAACCATTGGTGCCAGAAAGAAAGTTCCACATTACTTCAGCAGAACTGACGGTAATGTTCTGGGCCTAGCAGGAATTTATGAATCATGGCAACAGCCAGGTGGCGAGAAAATTTGGTCATTTTCTTTGATAACTACCGAAGCCCGACACCCGTTCAGTGAAATTCACGATCGCATGCCGTTACTAGTCTCAACTCAAACCACCGAACTCTGGTTAACTGATGGACCGACGGCAATTGCTGAGCTGCTCGCTCACCAAGTGCCAATGGCGGAACTTACCGAGTGGGAAGTGAGTTCAGCTGTGGGACAGGTTAGAAATAACAACCCGAGTTTGGTTGAGCCAGTGAATCCAGAAGACGAAGTATTACCCTTATTTCGCTAGAAAACCTTTTCGATTCGCAGACCACTGACAGGGAATAAACATCTGAGGGATTGGGTTGAATCTCACATGGCTACCCCTTGCTTAGATTGCCCGCCCGAGCCAAGCGTTCAGTTGACTGCCTCACAAACAGAACTTTTGGATTTCTCTGGCAATCCGCAAACTGGTCTTGGCAGTCATCACGAAAAGGAAAAGCCAGGAGTAGGGTCGTTCTATATGAGCCCTAGCGATGCGAAAGACATTTCAGAAGAGACTGAAGGTCAGTCTAAATCCAAATTGTCACCCGAGCTCACTGCCCGATTTGAACAAGATGCGCTTCCTTTCTTAGATCAAATTTATGCCGGCGCATTGCGCATGACGCGCAATCCAAGTGATGCGCAGGATTTAGTTCAGGAAACTTTTATCAAAGCTTTTCGAGCCTTCGGTGGTTTTCAGGAAGGAACAAATCTCAAGGCTTGGCTTTATCGAATTCTGACTAACACCTACATCAACCAATATCGAAAAGCCCAGCGCGAGCCGCGTGTTAATCCAACTGACGAGATTCATGATTGGCAAATGGCCGATGCGGCTCGCCACAGTTCAGGTGGACTTCGGTCAGCCGAATCTGAAGCGCTGGACCTATTGCCTAACACGGTTATTGCTGATGCCTTTGCCCAAGTTCCAGATGATTTTCGAAATGCGGTTTACCTGGCCGATGTTGAAGGTTTTGCCTACAAAGAAATTGCGGAGATTATGGATGTCCCAGTTGGCACAGTGATGTCTCGGTTGCATCGTGGCCGAAAGGCATTACGCGAGTTGCTTTCCGACTATGCTCGAGAAAACGGCTACTTGAAAGAAGATGCTTCATGAGCGAGCAGGTTAATCGCTCTGGCGAGTGTCAAGAAATTTACCAATCGCTAGTTTTGTTTATCGATCGGGAAAATTGCGAAGGTGCCGAAGTGAGGATTCAAGCCCACTTGCAAACCTGTGACTCCTGTTGCTCAGAGCGCGATTCTCTGGAGTTAGTGAAGCAATTAATCGCCAGATCCTGCTGCCCTGAGCCAGCGCCTAGTGAGTTTCGGGTAAAGATTAGCCAATTAATTGCTCAAATCGAGATAGAAGCGACCGAGGGTTCGTAACACCTAGATTCCTGCTCTATCCTTAAGATTAGACATTTCTAGCAAGGAGCCCTCATGAGCAAGCGTGGTCGTAAGAAGCGTGATCGCAAGAAGAACAAAGCAAATCACGGTCGTCGTCCCAATTCCTAATTTGCCATAGCAAGTTACGCTGATTGAGTGAACGTCACAAGCACGGAATTACCCGGTATCGCAGCTGAGCGTACCGATCTTTCGACTGCTGAAGTCGAGCATCTACAGTTGCTCTTGAGTGACTGGACCATGATTGCCGACTTGGCATTTGCCGACCTGATCTTGTGGCTGCCCACATGGAACGAAGCGGGATTTATTGCCGCAGGTCAAATCCGCCCAGCAACTGCTCGAACTCACATTCCAAAAGATGTTACGGGCAATTTCGTGCCACGTGGACGACACATCGAACTTGATCGAGCATTTCTCACCGGTGAAATCTGGACCGGCGAACCAGTAAGCCAGCACCAAATAACGCAAGCAATTCCCATTTCATTCCTCGGTCGCACAATTGCTGTGCTTGGAAGGTATTCAAGTTCATCCGAAGCGGGACGACTCGAATCAGTTTATGATCGCATCGCGCAAATAATTTTTGAGATGCTCAGCAAAGGTGTTTTCCCGCGAGTTACGCACAATGACCAAGGCACTGGTGGTCGTGGTGGAGCGCCTCGAGTAGGTGATGGGCTCGTCTTGCTAGACAAATCTGGAATCATAGAGTTTGCTAGCCCAAATGCAACTTCAGCATTTCGCCGTCTGGGTGTTGCAATTGATGTCGAAGGTCAAGTCCTGGCTGACCTAGTTGCCCAATTGAACAAGCAAGGCGTGCCAATCAATGACACCTTAAGTCTGGTTGCCCGTGGTCGGATTCAGGCAACTGCCGAACTTGAGGGCTCCCACTCATCCGCAACCTTGCGATCAATTCCATTAGTTTCTAGTCAGCAGGATTCAGAGACACTCAATTCAGCTGGAACTCTGGTGCTGATCCGAGATGTCACCGATTTACGTCGCCGCGAGCAGGCGCTACTTGGTAAAGATGCTGCAATTCGCGAAATTCATCACCGCGTAAAAAATAATCTACAAACAGTGGCTTCATTATTGCGCCTGCAAGGTCGGCGTTTAACCGATAGTTCTGCCCAACTTGAATTAGCTGAAGCCGGGCGGCGGATTGCTACTATCGCGGTGGTGCACGATCTCTTGGCGCATAACCCGGGCGAAACGGTTGACTTTGATGAAGTGGTTGGTCGGGTCATCCCATTAAGTATTGAGACTGCCGCTACGAATGAAGTAAAAACAGATTTTGTTGGCTCTTTTGGAATATTACCGAGCGATACTGCAACCACATTAGCTTTAGTAATTACTGAACTGGTAGCAAATTCAGTTGAACATGCGTTAGCGGGAAGGAACCAAGTAGCAATCACCATCACCGCCGAGCGTGATCAAGATCAGGTTCAGGTTGCGATTTCAGATGATGGCCCAGGGATCCCAATTCCGCTTAGTGATAATCAAGGACTTGGACTGGCCATTGTGACCACATTGGTCGCCGACGAACTTGGTGGCTCTATTGATTTTCAACACTTAAGTCCCGGGTCTAGTATGCCTGGCACTAGGGTTGTAGTTTCGCTACCGATTAATCGGTGATTGGCGTTTGTTAGAGTGCAGAAACGTCTGATTCAAAGACATGCGGGGCTGGCTCCAGGCCACGAGCACGAGCGCGTTGCGCGCGTCGTTTAATTGCCCGGCGCTCATCTTCACTGGTTCCACCCCAAACTCCCGAGTCTTGGCCAGTCTCTAGGGCCCACTTCAGACATGGTTCAATGACTGGACAACGGCGACATACGGCCTTTGCTTCCTCAATTTGCAGCAGAGCAGGACCAGTATTTCCAATGGGAAAGAACAACTCGGGATCCTCTTCGCGACAGACTGCCTCATGGCGCCAGTCCACTAGAACCTCCCAAGCCTTGAAAAATCAGGGTTTTTCCGGCCGGAGGCCCGAAATTCCTACGGTTTTGTGCCTAATTTTTTGGTGGCACCCCTCTATCATCGCCGAGATTCTGAGCAGTCGCAATAGGTAAGCCAATATTGGGCAAAAGTTTTTCACTTTTTGCTTAAATCCCAACTGAAATTTCCCGATCGAATCTCGGTACCCTTTAGTCATGCGAAAACTTGCAGTTGGCTGTGGATATTTAGAATCGTTGGCGTTAGTTGTTTTCGGCATCTCAGTTTTACTAAAGGAGTCCACACAAACCGGAGTGCGCGGAAGTGGTCCGCATCCGGCCATCTTGTTTGTTATGTATTTGATCTTCGCATTCGGTGTTACTGCGGTAACTAATGGAATCGCAAAGCGATCAAGTTGGGCGAAAACGCCATTTGGCTTGATCCAAGTATTTGCCTTATTGGTGTTTGCCTATTTGCCACTAAGTGGCACGGGTACTCTTGCTCGGCTCAGTGGTGGCGCTGTTGCTTTTGTCGCAGGAGCTGCCCTAGTTTCACTCTGGAAGATTAGGGCCGAAAATTAATCCTGCAGACTTGTGCGCAGTTTTGTTAATGTTTGAGCCAAAATTCTTGAGACATGCATTTGAGAAATACCTAGTGTTCGCGCGATTTCGGTCTGACTCTTGTTTTCAAAGAATCGCATAATTAAGATATCTTTTTCCCGCTCTGGCAAGGCAAGTAGCAGCGGCTTGAGCGATTCGCGGTATTCAACCCCTTCGAGCGCTTCGTCAATCGTGCCGAATCGAGACCCCAAACTCGGAGCATCCGGATCAACAGTGGCATCAAGACTTACCGTTGAGTGAGCCGAGTTTGCATTTATTGCCTCAACTACTTCATCAAGATCAACTTTGAGCGCAGT
The Actinomycetota bacterium genome window above contains:
- a CDS encoding UPF0182 family protein — its product is MSNPSAPNVRRSPLAVLISVLIFSFILLSIVASFWADWQWYVSVDHSAVFLTQLKIRFFLFVVAAILTSVVLGASLRLAYRSRPILIPVTPEEIAIEQYRGGLEPLRKVLFNLAPLGLGLLVGISSASQWRTLLVWRNSSPFGKKDPQFGKDISFFMFDLPFWRFFLGILFTVTVFAAIANVIVHYIYGGFNPRNIGRVNKATRQQVVFFLGMIALLKGFAYHLDKFALATKSDTLITGLKYTDVHAVLPAKSILTYIAFATAILFFISLFRTGWTVPFIALGTMFGASLLIGGLYPAFVQQVQVKPSELARETPYIQRNLESTVSAYGLGKAQIKEYKAIDNASRASIGKDASTLANVRLLDPSIVSPTFRNLQQIRGFYAFPDSLDIDRYSIDGVKRGAVLAVREVNLDGVAENQRNWFNDHMVFTHGYGLVGAFENKVGSEGAPSFLESDIPPQGALDIKQPRVYFGEQSPAYSIVGAPKGADPKELDYPDDRSANGQKNNTYDGTGGVPVGNLFQRLVFALHYQDVNILLSNQISSESKLLYDRDPATRVRKVAPWLTLDTDPYPAVVDGRIQWIVDGYTTSNSYPYSARVSLRDATADSVNAQTNSFNSQDITYIRNSVKATVDAYDGTVKIYAWDNTDPLLKVWTSAFPGVVQSKSQIPAGVLEHVRYPEDMFKVQRDILAKYHVKDPQAFYSGQDFWNLPDDPTKPSINQAQPPYYLTLKMPDQKQATFSLTTTFAPNKRQTLAAFMAVNSEPGPDYGTIRVLQLPRNTTIPGPTQVQNNFESDPDVSAKLSLLRQGGSDVVLGNLLSLPVGGGLLYFEPVYVRASQGDGYPLLRKVLVSFGSKVAFEDDLATALAKVFSGQTTTDPGTKPTGSVTAQLADAISRANAAYEQGQKALAKGDFAAYGAAQKRLETALATITELGKKVSK
- a CDS encoding cytochrome P450, with amino-acid sequence MTWTVPAGGRTRHGWNTPVTAPGPASRDMLRRIREIQHNPLDFLFETWQQFGDVVQFPIPRPATYLVSSPQGAREVLAQKHKLMSKQTVQYSTLSLVTGEGLLTADTEVWKTSRRQLAPAFHKGMIDLAVKPVSNALIRLEKTWQELTSAGPAIIDVDQTMMNLALEITGATLFGTDLTTEVDRITGATLKALHGVVRRARTPLPLPLAIPTPRNLGMRSAIKQLDDAVSNIIDQRLADPLAAGQPIRDMLDVLMDTSLEHPLTRQQIRDEVATFIVAGHETIASALTWAWNLLGANPIEAQRLADEPQRAGLVFDEALRLYPPAWVISRRTLSPVEVDGFLIPTDSLVIVSPWIVHRHPDAWQDYENFKPDRFINGQPMLGYLPFGTGPRLCIGRDLAKMQGAQIMSRLAINWKLSPIHQQKIPIEASVTLRPDGGLPMRLKRVKH
- a CDS encoding histidinol-phosphatase, encoding MNRYRAQDLRVDAKPDNSPVTEADQAVETFIRDELASTHPDDGVIGEEHQDTGLDAKRKWIIDPIDGTKNYVRGVPVWATLIALIEDDELKLGVVSAPALGRRWWANFGGGAFTKDVDGSVRPIHVSDVSNIGDASLSYSDPTGWTGYESALGNLQRATWRSRAYGDFWSHVMVAEGVVDIAIEPELSVWDMAAFIAIVREAGGAVTALDGSDPLQHKSAVTTNSLLHSVALRTISGN
- a CDS encoding DUF1232 domain-containing protein, whose translation is MARQSRKSAALTTAAVAAVKQSADYLQKHPDAIKKVLKEFPKKLDSTSDKISFATQATAMYYAVRDPKTSLKVKALLAAALAYFILPLDFIPDWLVGIGFTDDLAVILMVLRQLSGSITEEHYASARRRLQREQ
- the rsgA gene encoding ribosome small subunit-dependent GTPase A, yielding MVVAVARGRITCVVPDGVAHEQQTEVVTVKARQLGRKGVVVGDKVRLVGDLSGRPDTLARLVEVLDRSTALMRTADDTDPVERMIVANADQLAIVTATTNPEPRVGLIDRTLVAAFEAGLEPILILTKTDLKSPDELLSNYSGMDLKYISVDQTSKAGIEQVREALLGHMTVFVGHSGVGKSTLVNALVPTAMRTTGDVNDITGRGKHTSTSAQALALPEDTGWVIDTPGLRSFGLAHVDPDRIIESFPELVDGAHECPRACTHVNSDGIAPPDCALDDWVSKGEAGSGGAARLSSLRRLLFALQAPSS